Below is a genomic region from Pseudarthrobacter sulfonivorans.
CGCTCTCGAAGACCAGGTCGGCGAGCTGAAGAAAGTCCCAGGACGAAGGCAAGATCCGGCACATCGGCCTCAGCGAGGTCACCATGGGGAGGCCGAGGCAGCGCTGAAGATCGCACCCATCGTCTCTGTACAGAACCTCTACGACCTCACGGACCGCTCCCCGGAGGAGCTGCTTGACTGGTCCACTGAGAAGGGCATCGGGTTCATCCCATGGTTCCCGTTAGCGACCGGGAGGCTCACCGGTGAAGGCAGCCCGCTCTCTGAGCTCGACAAGCAGCACGACGCGTCACCGTCGCAGCTAGCCCTCGCCTGGCTCCTCAAGCGCTCCCCCGTGCTGCTCCCGATCCCACGAAAGTCGAGCGTCGGGCACCTCGAGGACAACCTCACCAGCGCGACCATCGAGCTGACCGACGACGAGTTCGAGGCCTTGTCAAAGGCCGCCGCACAATTACCCAGCAGCACACCTAGGTTTGCCCCGAGCACCGCACCCGGGGCCGACGTCTGTGTGCAGCAAGCCGAATCAACCCAAATCAGCCAGATATTCGGAACCAAGTGTCCCTCACTCTGTATGGAACAGATGGACGTTCCACGCACCGAAGACTCCCTCCCTCTGGCACCCTGAAGGCATCAGGAGTACCGTCGATTGGAGAATCGGCAGCGACGGGGGCAGCCGCTTTGGGCCAAGGTGCACTGACCTTCTTTTTTGAAGGGGCCGGAGATGGCGGGATGGAATGCTGACACGGCGGCAGGTCCTGTAGGGGCCGGGACGGTCACGCTGGTCGAGGGATCGTCCTTCTGCATCTCCTTGTCGAATGGGGACATCTATCCCGAACTTCCGCATGGCCTTTTTGTGCAGGACACTCGAATCCTTTCCCGCTGGAACCTCACCATCAACGGCCGGGCGTTGGAACCGCTGGCGGCGGAGATGAAGGAGCCGTACCGGGCCCTGTTTATCGGCCGCGTTCCTCGCACGGATGGGTATGCTGACAGCCCGCTGATCGTGGAGAGGCTACGCGAGGTGGGGGTGGGTATCCAGGAGCAGGTCACCATCCGAAACTACTCCGCGGAGCAGGTCGATTGCGTGGTTTCCCTCGGGGTTGAGGCCGACTTCGCGGACCTCTTCGAGGTGAAGGAGGCTCGGATACAGCGGCGTTGGGACGAAACCCGCCAAACGGAAGGGGACGCCCTTACCATCCGCGGTGTCTGGCAGGATATCTGGAAGGGCATGGCCGTCCAAGCTGCTGGAGCGGATGTCACCGCGCGGGCCTTTTCGTACGACGTGTCCGTTGCCGCCGGCGGCGAGTGGAGCACGGTTCTCACCGCGGTGCCCGACCCTGAGGGAACCAGTCCCGCCGCGTCGTTCATCCACACGGACGGGGACGATTTGTCCCCCCGTGACCGGCGACGGCAAGATTGGGTGGCCAGGATTCCGGTGCTGCACATCGGAAACAGGTCAATCGAACGGACCTTACGGCGCAGTTACGACGACCTTGGGGCGCTCCGCATCGAGGATCCGAACCACCCCGACCGCGTGGTGGTGGCCGCAGGTGCGCCCTGGTTCATGACCCTGTTCGGGCGGGATTCCCTGTTGGCATCCCATATGGCACTGCCAGTGGATCCCTCGCTGGCCTTGGGCACGCTCCAGACCCTCGCGGATCGTCAAGGAAACGTGGTGGATCCGGTGACCGAGGAGGAACCGGGGAAAATCCTGCATGAGGTCAGGTTGGATGTTTCCAGCGGATTGTCCCTGGGCGGCAAGTCCACCTACTACGGCAGCGTCGACGCGACACCGCTGTTCGTGGGCGTGCTCGGCTCTGTCAGCCGTTGGGGATTCGCCGCGGACACCATCGCCGCCCTGCTGCCCCATGCAGACCGGGCACTGGAGTGGATCCGCGATTACGGGGACAAGGATGGCGACGGATTTGTCGAGTATGAACGCCTCAACCCCCAGGGGCTGATCAACCAGGGCTGGAAGGACTCCTGGGACGGGATCAATTTTGCCGACGGGACCCTGGCCCAGACACCGATCGCCCTCTGCGAGGTCCAGGCCTACGTCTACCAGGCGTACATGGCCCGCGCGTGGATGGCGTACGACGCCGGCGATGCGGCCATGGCGGATGAGCTTGCCGATCGGGCGGCCAAGTTGAAGAAACAGTTCAACGAGCAGTTCTGGATACCCGAGCGCGGGTACTACGCCGTTGCCCTCGATGGGAAGAAGCGGCAGGTCGACGCTTGCGCTTCCAACATGGGCCACTGCTTGTGGTTCGGCATCGTAGATGAGGACAAGTCCCCGCAGGTTGCCGAACGGCTGATGTCGCCGGAAATGTTCAGCGGCTGGGGAGTGCGGACTCTGGCCAGCGACATGCGTGCCTACAACCCCGCCAGCTACCACAACGGATCGGTCTGGCCCCACGATAATGCAATCATCGCTGCCGGCCTCCTCCGCTACGGC
It encodes:
- a CDS encoding aldo/keto reductase, which translates into the protein MSLRRLGVDRIDLFQLHRIDPDTALEDQVGELKKVPGRRQDPAHRPQRGHHGEAEAALKIAPIVSVQNLYDLTDRSPEELLDWSTEKGIGFIPWFPLATGRLTGEGSPLSELDKQHDASPSQLALAWLLKRSPVLLPIPRKSSVGHLEDNLTSATIELTDDEFEALSKAAAQLPSSTPRFAPSTAPGADVCVQQAESTQISQIFGTKCPSLCMEQMDVPRTEDSLPLAP
- a CDS encoding amylo-alpha-1,6-glucosidase, whose product is MAGWNADTAAGPVGAGTVTLVEGSSFCISLSNGDIYPELPHGLFVQDTRILSRWNLTINGRALEPLAAEMKEPYRALFIGRVPRTDGYADSPLIVERLREVGVGIQEQVTIRNYSAEQVDCVVSLGVEADFADLFEVKEARIQRRWDETRQTEGDALTIRGVWQDIWKGMAVQAAGADVTARAFSYDVSVAAGGEWSTVLTAVPDPEGTSPAASFIHTDGDDLSPRDRRRQDWVARIPVLHIGNRSIERTLRRSYDDLGALRIEDPNHPDRVVVAAGAPWFMTLFGRDSLLASHMALPVDPSLALGTLQTLADRQGNVVDPVTEEEPGKILHEVRLDVSSGLSLGGKSTYYGSVDATPLFVGVLGSVSRWGFAADTIAALLPHADRALEWIRDYGDKDGDGFVEYERLNPQGLINQGWKDSWDGINFADGTLAQTPIALCEVQAYVYQAYMARAWMAYDAGDAAMADELADRAAKLKKQFNEQFWIPERGYYAVALDGKKRQVDACASNMGHCLWFGIVDEDKSPQVAERLMSPEMFSGWGVRTLASDMRAYNPASYHNGSVWPHDNAIIAAGLLRYGFVAEAQRISTALFEAAEYSNGRLPELFCGFSRDQVSEPVPYPTACSPQAWAATTPILLVTSLMRYDTHVSRGGLWMDPALPESYGDLHITNAPLAGGRITIDIAKSVPSVQGLPQGIEFHRGHRPWMTELVDEASRRPKA